In Vespula pensylvanica isolate Volc-1 chromosome 2, ASM1446617v1, whole genome shotgun sequence, the genomic window TTTATAActccaaataattttatagttatttcttcgtacgaagaattgaaagaaacaGTACTTCTCTGTCTTCAGGATTTATTAAATCGTTGTTTTACAAATGTTATTGAAGAATTATATACAAGACAATATGCACCTACACTTGCTCATGGCATATATTTATGCGTATTAATTGCTAAATGTGAAAAGTCACGTTCTTTAAGgtaatacgatattattttatgtttcttcttatactatataaatataaaaattatatgaaattattttatgatacagGTTGATAGCTATCGAAACAATAATGACCTTATGTTATGTAGATGATTCTTCGGATAAGTCTGATATTGTTTTGGCAAACCAAATAGCAGACACAATCATGTTATTTTTACCAGGTATTGCTAGTGGATTACAAGAAGTTGCTATGGGAAGTGATATTCAAGGACATAAAATTACAATGGTATTgagattcatatatatttttattatactttacttatcatattatatagaataaaaataaacaatgccttaaaataattttagatgGCTATCAGAGCATGGGCTAGAATAATATGTATTGTAATGCAAGATACagataatgaagaaaatataccttcagttattaacattaataagcAACAAACAAATTCAATTGATCCATTAGGAAATAGATTACGTCTTGAAGGAGCTACTGGAATTGAAAAGCTTCTAAATTCTACTACAAGGAATCAAGAATGGCTAAATGCTGCAgctattaaattaaatgtactTATACAAGCAATGAGTTCTTTAAGAAAACATTCACATTATAAAGTCAGGAAAGAATTAGCTACAAGtattagtttattaattacaatgtGTGCCAGGTACAatcatttacaaatattatatttttaattacaatttatgatatatattgacatatattcattctataaagaaatatgaaaccAAGCATTATGGAgttaatagaatatttgatttctttatcTGAAGATGACAATAAAGAAGTCAAAGAAGAAGCTAAAAAAGCActagataaaattaatgaatcgtATATgcagaatataaatatgagaCCATTGATTGAATTATTAGAAGAAAGTTTTTACAAGTTACTTACACGATTGCCGCGTATCGTAAGAAGTTCTggtattaatattacttatatattgcaatttgtgtagaaaaatgtatatttttttgtgatATATTCAATAGTCATTTAATTTACAGATGATAGTGAACAATTAGTAGGTTTAAATCACCTTTGTGgatatttacgattattaggaaaagaaagattgccCGCTATTATACAATCTGCGGCACACGTACAGAGATTATTACAGGCTCTTTTATACATGATTGAAATAGATTGCAGTGATATTACTCTTTTAGAAGATATTGGTATAAAAGATCTTGATAATTTGACTCATCACAACCAAATACGTTCGTGGAGACAATTTAAATTCATCCAAGATATTtgttgtaaagaaaaaatttttacaatatgtGAGCTTTTGGGAACATACAGTGATTTAAGAATTTTAGTTGATAATATTCTTCAAGCTATGTATAATGTACCTCaacatagaaaagaattaatatttttacttaattCAATAGTAaatggtaaataaaatatttaccttaaaacatttaaattttctacaaacaagttaaattttttattttataatattatagttcctattaaaaatacatcaaCATTATCCTTATATAaggaaataattgaattttatacaaTAGAAGATTTTTGGTATTTACCTCTTGAAGTCACAGAGGATATACCATTATGTGTTGCACAGAATAATATAGTACAATGTTGCCTTTTAACAGAAGGTTTAGGACAAATTGCAAAGAATTTAGAAGACGATTATGAAAGATTTCTTCTCAAgactttatatttaattattgaaagagcaggtaatatttattctcattatttacttatatatgtatagatatgtgttatttttattatatttttattgcagGAAGTCCAAATAGCCTTTTAAGTTATGTAGGAATTCAAACTCTACAAAATATTGCAGAATCACAAAAACATAAAACTATAGGAGATCTTTTACGTGTTAATGTAGATTATTTCTCTTATCATGTCACTGTTAAACTAcgtagaatagaaagaaatccAGGAGTCCTTGATGTTGTTGGAGTTGTGATGAAATATAGTTCTATGGATGTATTACCATGTTTGAAAGAAATTGTGCAAGATGTTCTTCTGCAGTTAAATACTGTCTTTCAAAAACGAAAcacgtattcttttttaaaagttttttatatatttataatgtatataaagagattAGTATCAGATTCAAACATAGATGTAACAGTAGCATCACCTTCATTAATACAAAAAGATTCTGCAGAGATTATTATCCAAAATTTATTAGAGTATTATGAAGCAAAAaaagcaaatgaaaaaattgatcaaGATTTTAATGATGCAGTTACGGATCTACAGAATACAGAAATACACGACGTAGAATCTGAAGTTAATGAAATGACTCTGGAAGAAGGTATTATATtgtcaaatttataattatatatacatatatatatatatatatatatatatatatatatatatatatacattttagaATGAATGCATAACAAACATCAGTTATCACTATTtcaaattaaagtaaataaatgatctttattttttcttatagaagAGGATAAACAAACCTTAccaatacatatacaaatgatTGAAGATGTTTTAAAAAGatgtttacattttttaccttcaaaagatataaaacaatCACTCATTGCTATGTTAACTTTAGAGGAAGGTTTACCAATTTTAATCAAATGGGAAAATCAATTATTGCCGATTGTACATCAACTTTGGCATCCATTAGTAGACAGATTTCAAGATCAAAATATACTTGTTATTAATCGTGCGTGGCGATTATTTTGTGTACTTGCACATATCTCTAAAGATTTCATTAGGTGCAGAACATTAAAGTAAGTcagtttgtttgtttataaaaaaaaaattaaataaaatttttaattgtctAATAACAATATAGACAAATACTACCAGCACTAtcgaaatttttgaataaatctGCTAAAGAAAGTTATAATAAACCTATTGATGCAGTTTATAAGTTTACACAAATGTACAAACTTCAAAGAGAATTGATAACTACGTTGAGTCAAATAGTAAAAGATCTTAAACTTCGTGAAAAGGATCTATGGAATGTATTAAGTATTACAGAACCATATCTTGCTTCACATCAACATCCAATATTACAAGTAAAGTACTTATTAATGTTGAATAATGTATTAACATGTAAGAgattaattgtataatatttattgcagAATTGttgtgtaaatatgtataaaaaccTTGCTGATTATAATAGTGATATTGTTTGGGTGAAATGTCTTAGTATTTGGCATTCTAAAATAGCAAAAATTCCAACCAATAAAACGTTCAATTTGGAATGCTTAAAGGTagcgtatatatttaaaaagttgtacatattttcgaatatttttttattttttttccaatatatgaattttacacatcattattttacattcttttagATTACAGAAAATGCTATACCAAATGAATATCTCAAAAAtgtgagaataataattacatatattcaagaaaaaatctaGTCAAATACAATCCcaatgaagataataaaaagttatttctaagagtataattcataaaataaatatgtatatactcgcAAACTTACACGGGAAACTACtatgaagaatattatttttctatatgacTAAAGGTGTCCTAGAAACATGTAGGTGATTTACATtcaataatcataaataactaaatataatgtacatatatatatatatatatatatatatatatatatatatatatatatatatatgaaatacacAATGCTATTATAAGAAAGCTACATCTCTTCAAGTTTCTGAAGTGGAATGTGCTCGaacttattatttaaatctgtatatttaagaaatattcacGTACATGCggaataatatttgataccATCATTATCATGGACttgtgaaaagaaatgaaataataattatgttaacAAAAGCAATGTATTTtacacattttttaaaaacattataattgtgaaaacaattttttttttttttgaaaatatgacATGACAATGTAAAA contains:
- the LOC122627018 gene encoding TELO2-interacting protein 1 homolog isoform X1 is translated as MERHAVQKGFITLKPLCDSLIKDPSVKCASQVIDCIKTISDGIIQDLLDYILFPVIVHLQNEDVSKHSKEYLVKIVRTVLSKARITNFKSFNKLYTVILSQIYDKNQSQRIISSYEELKETVLLCLQDLLNRCFTNVIEELYTRQYAPTLAHGIYLCVLIAKCEKSRSLRLIAIETIMTLCYVDDSSDKSDIVLANQIADTIMLFLPGIASGLQEVAMGSDIQGHKITMMAIRAWARIICIVMQDTDNEENIPSVININKQQTNSIDPLGNRLRLEGATGIEKLLNSTTRNQEWLNAAAIKLNVLIQAMSSLRKHSHYKVRKELATSISLLITMCARNMKPSIMELIEYLISLSEDDNKEVKEEAKKALDKINESYMQNINMRPLIELLEESFYKLLTRLPRIVRSSDDSEQLVGLNHLCGYLRLLGKERLPAIIQSAAHVQRLLQALLYMIEIDCSDITLLEDIGIKDLDNLTHHNQIRSWRQFKFIQDICCKEKIFTICELLGTYSDLRILVDNILQAMYNVPQHRKELIFLLNSIVNVPIKNTSTLSLYKEIIEFYTIEDFWYLPLEVTEDIPLCVAQNNIVQCCLLTEGLGQIAKNLEDDYERFLLKTLYLIIERAGSPNSLLSYVGIQTLQNIAESQKHKTIGDLLRVNVDYFSYHVTVKLRRIERNPGVLDVVGVVMKYSSMDVLPCLKEIVQDVLLQLNTVFQKRNTYSFLKVFYIFIMYIKRLVSDSNIDVTVASPSLIQKDSAEIIIQNLLEYYEAKKANEKIDQDFNDAVTDLQNTEIHDVESEVNEMTLEEEEDKQTLPIHIQMIEDVLKRCLHFLPSKDIKQSLIAMLTLEEGLPILIKWENQLLPIVHQLWHPLVDRFQDQNILVINRAWRLFCVLAHISKDFIRCRTLKQILPALSKFLNKSAKESYNKPIDAVYKFTQMYKLQRELITTLSQIVKDLKLREKDLWNVLSITEPYLASHQHPILQNCCVNMYKNLADYNSDIVWVKCLSIWHSKIAKIPTNKTFNLECLKITENAIPNEYLKNVRIIITYIQEKI
- the LOC122627018 gene encoding TELO2-interacting protein 1 homolog isoform X2; its protein translation is MLFLPGIASGLQEVAMGSDIQGHKITMMAIRAWARIICIVMQDTDNEENIPSVININKQQTNSIDPLGNRLRLEGATGIEKLLNSTTRNQEWLNAAAIKLNVLIQAMSSLRKHSHYKVRKELATSISLLITMCARNMKPSIMELIEYLISLSEDDNKEVKEEAKKALDKINESYMQNINMRPLIELLEESFYKLLTRLPRIVRSSDDSEQLVGLNHLCGYLRLLGKERLPAIIQSAAHVQRLLQALLYMIEIDCSDITLLEDIGIKDLDNLTHHNQIRSWRQFKFIQDICCKEKIFTICELLGTYSDLRILVDNILQAMYNVPQHRKELIFLLNSIVNVPIKNTSTLSLYKEIIEFYTIEDFWYLPLEVTEDIPLCVAQNNIVQCCLLTEGLGQIAKNLEDDYERFLLKTLYLIIERAGSPNSLLSYVGIQTLQNIAESQKHKTIGDLLRVNVDYFSYHVTVKLRRIERNPGVLDVVGVVMKYSSMDVLPCLKEIVQDVLLQLNTVFQKRNTYSFLKVFYIFIMYIKRLVSDSNIDVTVASPSLIQKDSAEIIIQNLLEYYEAKKANEKIDQDFNDAVTDLQNTEIHDVESEVNEMTLEEEEDKQTLPIHIQMIEDVLKRCLHFLPSKDIKQSLIAMLTLEEGLPILIKWENQLLPIVHQLWHPLVDRFQDQNILVINRAWRLFCVLAHISKDFIRCRTLKQILPALSKFLNKSAKESYNKPIDAVYKFTQMYKLQRELITTLSQIVKDLKLREKDLWNVLSITEPYLASHQHPILQNCCVNMYKNLADYNSDIVWVKCLSIWHSKIAKIPTNKTFNLECLKITENAIPNEYLKNVRIIITYIQEKI